One window from the genome of Myxococcales bacterium encodes:
- a CDS encoding glycosyltransferase: MRIGVITSSFPRWHGDVAGMFVQAHVRWLEAQGHVVDVIALPRKSAAIGIPDAFEAHLALPAVARAALMTRDVAGLARGTATMMRQAWRAAPRWDAICAHWLVPAATVGALAAWRARGARGVPFLAIAHGGDVALLARSGLLPAALARLVALEARIAWVSTPLRDQALAACGPDLRAIVSARSIVSAMGVDGDRFAAIAARRAGNAVVAAREPLGDRPFRLLVVARLVAVKGVDQLFATLRDVARPCELTIVGDGPLRSALQGQADSLHASAPQHRVLFRGALDGGALDDEYAVTDAVVLPSRVATATSRGEGMPVVALEALTAGIPLIHSGSGGLAGLSADPKLAAQAYQVVLHDPASMSQAIETIAHGIAGPPVTSTRVRCSGAVVQVATLRADLGWDAVGPALWSHWHA; encoded by the coding sequence ATGCGCATCGGGGTGATCACGTCGTCGTTTCCGCGGTGGCATGGCGACGTGGCGGGCATGTTCGTGCAAGCACACGTGCGATGGCTAGAGGCGCAGGGGCACGTCGTCGACGTCATCGCGCTGCCGCGCAAAAGCGCCGCAATTGGCATTCCCGACGCGTTTGAGGCCCATCTGGCTTTGCCAGCCGTAGCGCGCGCCGCGTTAATGACTCGTGACGTCGCCGGCCTGGCGCGGGGCACGGCGACGATGATGCGGCAGGCATGGCGCGCCGCACCGCGGTGGGATGCGATATGCGCGCATTGGCTAGTGCCTGCCGCGACCGTTGGGGCGCTGGCGGCGTGGCGGGCGCGCGGAGCGCGGGGTGTACCGTTCTTGGCCATCGCTCATGGTGGCGACGTGGCTTTGCTTGCGCGCAGCGGATTGCTTCCAGCTGCCTTGGCGCGACTGGTTGCGCTTGAGGCGCGAATTGCATGGGTAAGCACGCCGCTGCGCGATCAGGCGCTGGCTGCGTGTGGGCCCGACCTTCGCGCCATCGTCAGCGCGCGATCAATCGTCAGCGCGATGGGCGTCGATGGCGATCGCTTTGCCGCCATCGCCGCGCGGCGGGCCGGCAACGCGGTAGTCGCGGCGCGCGAGCCCCTCGGCGATCGGCCATTTCGCCTGCTCGTCGTCGCGCGCTTGGTCGCGGTAAAGGGAGTCGATCAATTGTTTGCGACGCTCCGCGACGTCGCGCGGCCATGCGAGCTGACCATCGTCGGCGATGGGCCGTTGCGCTCGGCCTTGCAAGGGCAGGCCGATTCCCTTCACGCTTCCGCGCCGCAACACCGCGTGCTGTTTCGCGGCGCGCTTGACGGCGGCGCCCTAGACGACGAATACGCCGTGACCGACGCCGTGGTCTTGCCATCGCGCGTCGCGACCGCGACCTCCCGCGGCGAGGGTATGCCCGTCGTCGCCCTTGAAGCCCTCACCGCCGGCATCCCACTTATCCACAGCGGCAGCGGCGGCCTCGCCGGCTTAAGCGCAGACCCGAAACTCGCCGCCCAAGCCTATCAGGTCGTCCTCCACGATCCTGCGTCGATGTCGCAAGCCATCGAAACTATTGCACACGGCATCGCTGGGCCGCCAGTAACCTCAACCAGGGTCCGATGTTCAGGTGCGGTTGTTCAGGTAGCGACGTTGCGCGCGGACCTGGGCTGGGACGCTGTCGGACCTGCGCTGTGGTCACACTGGCATGCTTAA
- a CDS encoding FtsQ-type POTRA domain-containing protein gives MLPATLATLALVALGGALFSGYRFLRTSPRFAIARFEVHGTNHMAEADVVAVAGVSLGGNIFALDVEGVEQRLERLPWVRQASVSRQLPDTLEIEVTERVAVAAVNADGLYLVDADGRLFKRGDTKTGELMGLPVISGLDRAAFGDDEDVAAAAIARACALLARWNQLASARAAHAVIGEVRIEHDDAYTLYTRAGGIALHVGVIDAEQVEAMLAKFTASYEAVAPGERAAVRALYLDNQTRTNYVTVAFAK, from the coding sequence ATGCTGCCTGCCACGTTGGCAACGCTGGCGTTGGTGGCGCTCGGCGGCGCCCTCTTTAGCGGCTATCGATTCTTGCGCACGTCGCCGCGGTTTGCCATCGCGCGCTTCGAAGTTCACGGCACCAATCACATGGCCGAGGCGGATGTAGTTGCCGTCGCCGGCGTTAGTCTTGGCGGCAACATTTTTGCGCTCGATGTCGAGGGCGTCGAGCAACGGCTGGAGCGCTTGCCGTGGGTACGGCAGGCGTCGGTCAGCCGCCAGCTCCCGGACACGCTCGAGATTGAAGTGACCGAGCGCGTCGCCGTGGCCGCCGTAAACGCCGACGGCCTCTATCTCGTGGACGCCGACGGTCGCCTCTTTAAGCGCGGCGATACCAAGACCGGCGAGCTCATGGGCCTGCCGGTGATCTCCGGCCTCGATCGCGCGGCGTTTGGCGATGATGAAGATGTTGCGGCGGCGGCGATCGCGCGGGCATGTGCGCTCCTTGCGCGGTGGAACCAGCTCGCTTCGGCGCGCGCCGCGCACGCCGTCATAGGCGAAGTGAGGATCGAGCACGACGATGCCTACACGCTGTATACCCGCGCGGGCGGCATCGCGCTCCACGTCGGCGTGATCGACGCCGAACAGGTCGAAGCCATGCTCGCCAAGTTTACCGCTAGCTATGAAGCCGTCGCACCCGGCGAACGCGCCGCGGTGCGCGCGCTTTACCTCGATAACCAAACGCGTACCAACTACGTCACCGTTGCCTTTGCGAAATAA
- the glpK gene encoding glycerol kinase GlpK — protein sequence MRYVLAIDQGTTGSTVLVIDEALQVRGRGYSEFRQLYPQPGWVEHDPEDIWQSVLVALGRALGASQIDPGAIAALGITNQRETSVLWERASGRPVHNAIVWQDRRTTAMCAELKNAGHEAMVRQRTGLTLDPYFSATKIAWMLDHAGLRGRAEAGDLAFGTIDSFLVSRLSKGALHVTDVTNASRTLLFDLHAQAFSDELLALFGVPRKLLPTVLPSSHVFGATVGLPGLPDGIPIAGIAGDQQAALFGQACFVPGAAKCTYGTGAFILLNTGHTAVASKAGLLTTVAWQLAGESVTYALEGSAFIAGAAVQWLRDGLGFFSSAAEVEALAAAVPDSGGVVVVPAFAGLGAPHWRPEARGLISGLTRGTTRAHIARATLEGMALQNVDILRAMSTDAGLELSLLRVDGGAAANDLLMQFQADVLGVTISRPAMLETTALGAAVLAGLGVGLWKSKDEVAHAWREARRFSPSMPAPEVASHLRRWHDAIAKA from the coding sequence ATGAGATATGTACTAGCGATTGATCAAGGCACCACCGGCAGCACCGTGCTCGTCATCGATGAGGCGTTGCAAGTGCGCGGCCGCGGCTACAGCGAGTTCCGGCAGCTCTATCCGCAGCCCGGCTGGGTCGAACACGATCCGGAAGATATTTGGCAGTCGGTGCTGGTCGCGCTTGGGCGCGCGCTCGGCGCGTCGCAGATTGATCCGGGCGCGATCGCGGCGCTTGGGATCACCAACCAACGCGAGACCAGCGTGCTGTGGGAGCGCGCCTCGGGGCGGCCGGTGCACAACGCCATCGTGTGGCAAGACCGGCGCACCACCGCGATGTGCGCGGAGCTCAAGAACGCCGGCCACGAGGCGATGGTGCGACAGCGCACCGGGCTCACGCTCGATCCGTATTTTTCGGCGACCAAGATCGCGTGGATGCTCGATCACGCCGGGCTGCGCGGGCGCGCCGAGGCCGGCGATTTGGCGTTTGGCACGATTGATAGCTTCTTGGTGTCGCGGCTAAGCAAGGGCGCGCTGCACGTCACGGATGTTACCAACGCCTCGCGCACGCTGTTATTTGATCTTCACGCGCAGGCGTTTAGCGACGAGCTGCTCGCGCTCTTTGGCGTGCCGCGCAAGCTGCTGCCAACGGTGTTGCCATCGTCGCACGTTTTCGGCGCCACGGTGGGCCTGCCGGGGTTGCCCGATGGCATCCCCATCGCGGGCATCGCGGGCGATCAACAGGCCGCGCTGTTTGGTCAGGCGTGCTTTGTCCCTGGCGCCGCAAAATGCACGTATGGCACCGGGGCGTTCATTCTGCTCAATACCGGCCATACGGCGGTGGCGTCCAAGGCTGGCCTGCTAACCACGGTGGCGTGGCAGCTTGCGGGCGAGTCGGTCACCTATGCGCTTGAGGGCTCGGCGTTCATTGCGGGTGCCGCCGTGCAATGGCTGCGCGATGGCCTAGGCTTTTTTTCCAGCGCCGCTGAGGTCGAGGCGCTCGCGGCAGCGGTGCCCGATTCGGGGGGCGTTGTCGTGGTGCCGGCTTTTGCTGGACTCGGCGCGCCGCATTGGCGACCCGAGGCACGCGGCCTCATTTCGGGCCTAACGCGCGGCACGACCAGGGCCCACATCGCACGCGCGACGCTCGAGGGCATGGCGCTGCAAAACGTCGATATCCTGCGCGCGATGAGCACGGACGCCGGCCTGGAGCTGTCGCTCTTGCGCGTTGATGGCGGCGCCGCGGCCAACGATTTGCTGATGCAATTTCAGGCCGACGTGCTCGGGGTGACGATTTCTCGCCCAGCCATGCTCGAGACCACCGCGCTTGGCGCCGCGGTCCTCGCCGGACTCGGCGTCGGCCTGTGGAAGAGCAAGGACGAGGTGGCGCATGCTTGGCGCGAGGCGCGGCGCTTTTCGCCGAGCATGCCGGCGCCCGAGGTGGCGAGCCACTTGCGTCGCTGGCACGACGCCATCGCGAAAGCCTAA
- a CDS encoding single-stranded DNA-binding protein — protein MAGVNKVILVGHLGADPELRYTPSGQGVCELRLATSESWNDKNGQKQERTEWHRVVVWGKRAEICSKYLNKGRQVFVEGRLQTRSYDDKEGHKRYTTEIIANDVQFLGGGKGEGGGARPAGAATDAPPANEDMGAFGGYNGGTPDDDIPF, from the coding sequence ATGGCAGGCGTCAACAAAGTTATCCTCGTCGGGCATTTGGGCGCTGACCCCGAATTGCGCTACACCCCAAGCGGCCAAGGCGTCTGCGAATTGCGGCTTGCCACCAGCGAGTCGTGGAACGACAAGAACGGGCAAAAGCAAGAGCGCACCGAATGGCACCGCGTGGTGGTGTGGGGCAAGCGCGCCGAGATTTGCTCGAAATATCTCAACAAGGGTCGTCAGGTGTTTGTCGAAGGCCGGCTGCAAACGCGCTCCTACGACGATAAAGAAGGCCACAAGCGCTACACCACCGAGATCATCGCCAACGACGTCCAGTTTCTTGGCGGCGGCAAGGGTGAAGGCGGCGGCGCACGCCCAGCTGGCGCGGCCACCGACGCCCCGCCTGCCAATGAAGACATGGGCGCCTTTGGCGGCTACAATGGCGGCACGCCCGACGACGATATTCCGTTCTGA
- a CDS encoding glycosyltransferase family 2 protein has protein sequence MFLGAKIAVVMPAYNEADKIAAAIAAVPALVDVLVVIDDASRDDTASCAAMAPHQVGVCEVISHAQNGGVGASLSTGYAQVLARHPDVDVIAVMAGDGQMHGDDLPSLLAPVVEGVADYAKGNRFEGDAVWREMPRTRQVGNIVLSLATRAAVGYDVFDSQCGYTAISRRMLQRLPIAQLYPRYGYPGDLLGLLAARRARVVDVPVRPVYGQNWRSGISPKAALHPLPFLLARAAVRARAPWRRGVR, from the coding sequence GTGTTCTTAGGTGCCAAGATTGCGGTGGTAATGCCGGCCTACAATGAGGCCGACAAGATCGCCGCGGCGATCGCGGCGGTGCCCGCGTTGGTCGACGTGCTCGTCGTCATCGACGATGCCTCGCGCGATGACACGGCATCGTGTGCTGCGATGGCACCACATCAAGTGGGCGTTTGCGAAGTGATTTCGCACGCGCAAAACGGCGGCGTCGGCGCAAGCCTTTCCACCGGCTATGCCCAGGTGTTGGCGCGCCACCCCGACGTCGACGTGATCGCGGTGATGGCCGGCGATGGCCAAATGCATGGCGATGACCTGCCGTCCTTGCTCGCGCCGGTGGTGGAGGGCGTCGCTGACTACGCCAAGGGCAATCGCTTTGAGGGCGATGCGGTGTGGCGCGAGATGCCGCGCACCCGCCAGGTGGGCAACATTGTGCTGTCGCTCGCGACGCGGGCGGCGGTGGGCTATGACGTCTTTGATTCGCAGTGTGGCTACACCGCGATCTCGCGGCGGATGCTTCAGCGCCTGCCGATCGCGCAGCTCTACCCGCGCTACGGCTATCCGGGCGACTTGCTCGGCCTGCTCGCGGCGCGGCGCGCCCGCGTCGTCGATGTGCCGGTTCGTCCGGTTTACGGACAAAACTGGCGCAGCGGCATTTCGCCAAAGGCGGCTTTGCACCCGTTGCCATTTTTACTCGCGCGCGCGGCGGTGCGGGCGCGGGCGCCGTGGCGGCGCGGCGTACGCTAG
- a CDS encoding sigma-70 family RNA polymerase sigma factor: protein MPEKITTTAALVQRQRLTSTSAAARQRDYIFVTRLLANDAAAWRVLWHDYQGPLRRHIRATVGALWDDANDELIADIFVMLCDDDFRRLRHYDPARAAFATYLAAIARNAARDSQRRRRARISLRGCDDASALPPTDSCHDVVAGRQELRRLRGCLSQGEAQVIESLLVADGDSELVAVTLGLDLAAVYSRKHKAIRKMQRAASAVSQML from the coding sequence ATGCCCGAAAAAATCACAACCACGGCTGCCCTCGTCCAACGCCAACGGCTAACGTCCACCAGCGCCGCCGCGCGCCAACGCGATTATATTTTTGTGACGCGCTTGCTAGCCAATGATGCCGCGGCTTGGCGAGTCCTGTGGCATGACTACCAGGGTCCGCTTAGACGACACATCCGCGCCACCGTTGGCGCGCTATGGGACGACGCCAACGACGAACTCATTGCCGATATTTTCGTCATGCTGTGTGACGATGATTTTCGGCGGCTGCGCCACTACGACCCTGCACGCGCCGCGTTTGCGACCTACCTGGCGGCGATTGCACGCAACGCGGCTAGAGACAGCCAACGCCGCCGTCGCGCGCGCATATCCTTGCGGGGGTGCGACGACGCCAGCGCACTGCCGCCCACGGACTCTTGCCATGACGTCGTAGCCGGGAGACAGGAGCTGCGGCGTCTGCGCGGCTGCCTGTCCCAGGGCGAGGCGCAGGTAATCGAGAGCTTGCTGGTCGCCGACGGCGACAGCGAGTTGGTGGCCGTGACGCTTGGGCTCGACCTGGCGGCGGTTTATTCGCGAAAACACAAGGCGATCAGGAAAATGCAACGGGCCGCTAGTGCCGTGTCCCAGATGTTATGA
- a CDS encoding transglycosylase domain-containing protein has translation MSTDAPPGPKADNAAGGAAVRVVVANVSDGGVLYWLLRFYVFAACALVALTIGGSAIGIRHLTRNVPPIPDFTKYARTAAAATRIVAADGTLIGEFSQEWREIVPLAEVPLPLQQAVIAIEDHRFYEHGGLYVKGILRAIAANLTARDFSQGGSTITQQVAKQFLGSEKSILRKAKEAIWARQLEARYSKKTILSVYLNHIYFGAGAWGVGAAAKRYFQKSLAELSLGEMALLAGLPQAPNKYSPLRDTKRALARRAQVLAAMARYGYITKEQALAAENEPLALRPFRDVFGDKLPYYGEHLRRHVVDTYGEEALMKGGLRVEAAAEPVFEAEAYDTAEFGARRQDKRQGWRGPEAKLTPAATKEFVGRQTALYGEGELELGRRYLALVESVAPSVAQLRIGPRVVTLPLRNMAWAAKWSEREAVNDRVISSVASALRVGDVVWVQRETHQRGKYREWHVPDGSNPQWKPAQDEAAWDAANANVVTLEQPPYPQTAIFSADHQTGYVAAMVGGSDFSRSVFNRAYQACRQPGSTYKPIYYSLAMEEGYGFDTMLNDVPVAQVDPVTGEVWIPLNLHGTIDHEVTLEYALVFSKNIPSVDIFSKLGAKEVEAWARKLGFTSEIIADKALALGASCTYLHEMVHAFALFARNGRALKWVFARRVLDNQGNAIEDHTVVADPYLRGSERLDRMAAVGGAPAVQAIPARAAYLTSKLLAQVVSRGFSTVVRQTGIPAAGKTGTSSDTMDVSFIAYTSRFITAVWVGDDERRRPLGLDDAAYLIAVPLWARFTYATSAGFPNAEIPWQVPPGVKATDRGEHSKGQRGAPSNLVYTHGVKLRDLQVDPATLPRR, from the coding sequence GTGAGCACCGACGCGCCGCCAGGGCCGAAAGCCGATAACGCTGCCGGCGGTGCGGCCGTCCGCGTCGTCGTGGCAAATGTCAGTGACGGTGGCGTGCTGTACTGGCTGCTGCGGTTTTATGTCTTTGCGGCCTGCGCATTGGTAGCGCTGACAATAGGTGGCAGCGCGATCGGCATTCGCCACCTCACGCGCAATGTGCCGCCGATACCTGATTTTACCAAGTACGCCCGCACCGCCGCGGCCGCGACGCGCATCGTCGCCGCCGACGGCACCTTGATCGGCGAATTCTCGCAAGAATGGCGCGAGATCGTGCCGCTGGCGGAGGTGCCGTTGCCGCTCCAGCAAGCCGTGATCGCGATCGAAGACCATCGCTTTTACGAACATGGGGGCCTCTACGTCAAAGGCATTCTGCGCGCGATTGCCGCCAATCTAACCGCCCGCGATTTCTCTCAAGGCGGCTCGACCATCACGCAGCAGGTTGCCAAACAGTTCCTTGGCAGCGAGAAATCTATTTTGCGCAAGGCCAAGGAAGCGATCTGGGCGCGGCAGCTCGAGGCGCGCTACTCCAAAAAAACCATCTTGTCGGTTTATCTCAATCACATCTATTTTGGCGCGGGTGCGTGGGGCGTCGGCGCGGCGGCCAAGCGCTACTTTCAAAAATCGCTCGCCGAGCTGTCGCTGGGCGAGATGGCCTTGCTCGCCGGGCTGCCGCAGGCGCCAAATAAATATTCGCCGCTACGCGACACCAAGCGCGCCCTCGCACGGCGCGCGCAAGTATTGGCGGCGATGGCGCGTTACGGCTATATCACCAAGGAACAGGCCCTAGCCGCCGAAAACGAGCCGTTGGCGTTACGGCCTTTTCGCGACGTTTTTGGCGACAAGCTCCCCTACTATGGCGAGCACCTGCGGCGACATGTCGTCGACACCTATGGCGAGGAGGCCCTCATGAAAGGTGGCCTGCGCGTCGAGGCCGCGGCCGAGCCGGTGTTTGAGGCCGAGGCCTATGACACCGCGGAGTTTGGCGCACGCCGGCAAGATAAGCGCCAAGGTTGGCGTGGGCCCGAGGCGAAGCTGACGCCGGCGGCTACCAAAGAATTTGTTGGGCGGCAGACGGCGCTGTATGGCGAGGGCGAGCTCGAGCTAGGCCGCCGCTATCTCGCGCTGGTCGAGAGCGTCGCGCCGAGTGTGGCGCAGCTGCGTATTGGCCCGCGCGTCGTCACGCTGCCACTGCGCAACATGGCGTGGGCGGCCAAGTGGAGCGAGCGCGAGGCGGTCAACGATCGCGTCATTAGCAGCGTCGCGTCGGCGCTGCGCGTCGGCGACGTGGTGTGGGTGCAGCGCGAGACGCATCAGCGCGGTAAGTATCGCGAGTGGCATGTGCCTGATGGCTCCAATCCGCAGTGGAAGCCGGCGCAGGACGAGGCGGCGTGGGATGCCGCCAACGCGAACGTGGTGACGCTTGAGCAGCCGCCATATCCGCAGACCGCCATCTTTTCGGCCGATCATCAAACCGGTTACGTCGCGGCGATGGTCGGCGGCAGCGACTTTTCGCGTTCGGTGTTTAATCGCGCCTATCAGGCGTGCCGCCAGCCCGGCTCGACCTACAAGCCCATCTACTACTCGCTCGCCATGGAAGAGGGCTACGGCTTTGACACCATGCTCAACGACGTGCCGGTGGCGCAAGTCGACCCGGTGACTGGCGAGGTGTGGATTCCCCTTAACTTGCATGGCACCATCGATCACGAGGTCACGCTCGAATACGCGTTGGTGTTTTCAAAAAACATTCCCTCGGTCGATATTTTTTCCAAGCTCGGTGCCAAAGAGGTCGAGGCCTGGGCGCGCAAGCTGGGCTTTACCTCCGAGATCATCGCCGACAAGGCGCTCGCGCTTGGGGCCTCGTGCACCTATCTGCATGAGATGGTGCACGCGTTCGCGCTGTTTGCGCGCAACGGACGCGCGCTGAAGTGGGTGTTCGCGCGCCGCGTGCTCGACAACCAGGGCAATGCCATCGAGGATCACACGGTGGTCGCGGATCCGTATTTGCGCGGCAGCGAGCGCCTGGATCGCATGGCGGCAGTCGGCGGCGCGCCTGCGGTTCAGGCCATTCCCGCTCGTGCGGCGTATCTAACCAGCAAGCTGCTGGCGCAAGTGGTCAGCCGTGGCTTTTCGACCGTGGTGCGGCAGACCGGCATTCCCGCGGCGGGCAAGACCGGCACCTCGAGCGATACGATGGATGTCTCATTTATTGCGTATACGTCGCGCTTTATCACGGCAGTGTGGGTGGGCGACGATGAGCGCCGGCGGCCGCTTGGCCTCGACGACGCGGCGTATTTAATTGCGGTGCCGCTGTGGGCGCGGTTTACATATGCGACCAGCGCGGGCTTTCCAAACGCAGAAATCCCGTGGCAGGTCCCGCCCGGCGTTAAAGCAACCGACCGCGGTGAGCACAGCAAGGGCCAGCGCGGCGCGCCGAGCAACTTGGTCTACACGCACGGAGTTAAGCTACGGGATTTACAAGTCGATCCGGCGACCCTGCCGCGGCGGTGA